The proteins below are encoded in one region of Phaseolus vulgaris cultivar G19833 chromosome 1, P. vulgaris v2.0, whole genome shotgun sequence:
- the LOC137815999 gene encoding uncharacterized protein, with protein MSLYTTDDAVFCRVFPTSLKGGALSWFTKLPANSIDCFETLIAKFDVQFATSRPHHLTSITLVGICQEKGESLRTFIDRFSKTAMSIRNLSPEVAMHHMLTALRPGPFADSLCMQPATNLDDLRRRAAKFMQLEELREFRNNARTEASGEKKEDKERQGRSRTGRDQKRDHRGPRFSRYPTHATNT; from the coding sequence ATGAGCCTGTACACCACGGACGACGCGGTCTTTTGTCGAGTCTTCCCCACCTCCCTAAAGGGAGGGGCTCTGAGCTGGTTCACCAAGCTCCCCGCGAATTCGATAGATTGTTTCGAGACCCTAATAGCAAAATTCGATGTCCAGTTCGCAACAAGCCGCCCCCACCATCTAACATCCATAACGCTAGTCGGCATTTGCCAAGAGAAGGGAGAATCCCTCAGAACGTTCATCGATCGGTTCAGCAAGACCGCTATGAGCATTCGCAACCTCAGCCCCGAGGTGGCAATGCACCACATGTTGACCGCCCTTAGACCCGGTCCGTTTGCCGATAGCCTGTGTATGCAGCCCGCAACTAACCTCGATGACCTTAGACGCCGAGCGGCGAAATTCATGCAGCTAGAAGAACTCCGCGAATTCAGGAACAACGCCCGGACCGAGGCAAGTGGAGAAAAGAAGGAGGACAAGGAACGACAAGGAAGGTCACGGACTGGTCGGGACCAAAAAAGGGACCACCGAGGACCCCGCTTCTCCCGCTATCCGACTCATGCGACCAACACATAA